A stretch of Caenorhabditis elegans chromosome IV DNA encodes these proteins:
- the vamp-8 gene encoding V-SNARE coiled-coil homology domain-containing protein (Confirmed by transcript evidence), with the protein MENDSNKPSDNDQQKEKMQNLRNQVDSVKAVMVDNVERILERGERLDNIERRSEQLNATSANFKFTARKVQRKFCMLNAKWTVILSIVILIVFVVLLLLILHWTGVIGKRNND; encoded by the exons ATGGAAAACGACAGCAACAAGCCCAGCGACAATGACCAACAGAaggaaaaaatgcagaatttgaGGAATCAAGTGGATTCTGTGAAAGCT GTAATGGTAGACAACGTGGAACGAATTTTGGAACGAGGCGAAAGATTGGACAATATAGAGAGACGAAGTGAGCAGCTGAATGCAACG AGcgcgaatttcaaattcacagCGAGAAAAGTGCAGAGAAAGTTTTGTATGTTGAATGCCAAATGGACAGTTATTCTTTCAATTGTTATTTTAATCGTTTTCGTCGTGCTTCTTCTACTGATTCTTCATTGGACTGGAGTCATTGGAAAACGAAataatgactga
- the vamp-8 gene encoding V-SNARE coiled-coil homology domain-containing protein (Confirmed by transcript evidence) translates to MMSMENDSNKPSDNDQQKEKMQNLRNQVDSVKAVMVDNVERILERGERLDNIERRSEQLNATSANFKFTARKVQRKFCMLNAKWTVILSIVILIVFVVLLLLILHWTGVIGKRNND, encoded by the exons ATGATg TCAATGGAAAACGACAGCAACAAGCCCAGCGACAATGACCAACAGAaggaaaaaatgcagaatttgaGGAATCAAGTGGATTCTGTGAAAGCT GTAATGGTAGACAACGTGGAACGAATTTTGGAACGAGGCGAAAGATTGGACAATATAGAGAGACGAAGTGAGCAGCTGAATGCAACG AGcgcgaatttcaaattcacagCGAGAAAAGTGCAGAGAAAGTTTTGTATGTTGAATGCCAAATGGACAGTTATTCTTTCAATTGTTATTTTAATCGTTTTCGTCGTGCTTCTTCTACTGATTCTTCATTGGACTGGAGTCATTGGAAAACGAAataatgactga
- the B0513.90 gene encoding DUF7107 domain-containing protein (Confirmed by transcript evidence), whose product MKVFFLLLICLATLAHSQDESLPPDFVFNRFSRFLAKECHDNTQCSENQVCDHGKCIGMDRFSRFFQQGCVKNDQCSEDQVCDHGNCIGINQKKSFFPW is encoded by the exons atgaaggtttttttt CTTCTTCTCATTTGCTTGGCAACTTTGGCCCACAGCCAAGATGAATCTCTACCTCCAGATTTTGTGTTCAACcgtttttcccgttttctggCAAAGGAATGTCATGATAACACGCAATGTTCAGAAAACCAAGTCTGCGACCACGGAAAATGCATCGGAATGGACcgtttttcccgattttttcagcaagGATGCGTAAAAAATGATCAATGCTCAGAAGACCAAGTCTGCGACCACGGAAATTGTATTGGAATAAACCAAAAGAAATCGTTTTTTCCCTGGTAA
- the prdh-1 gene encoding Proline dehydrogenase 1, mitochondrial (Confirmed by transcript evidence), translated as MRRVLGKNLFKKTLKNTFFGHFVAGETEEEVRHVVEKLRNYGVKSILDYSVEADITSQEATDKTVKGTSVATVKPAAMTPVVDAKTLETTRERYTVHEEFGDRRQGVSSARTYFYEGEEQCDKNRDIFKDSINAVASATKNEGFVAVKITALGRPQLLLKLSEAIVQTQNFFKALTGGMSLQEGRLTSQEFYKRLGELGVKTDTESVKKFFDEVDFDSDGIVDLHGWNHILDDHVKLGQLFQVLNIKTGSLEPLIQNLSNEEEQEFRNMVRRTLDVAEYAIEKGVRIMVDAEQTYLQPAISKITIEMMKKYNKGRGNIFNTYQAYLKGTLQNMEADMQVARREGWHFGAKLVRGAYMEQERARAKAIGYEDPINDNFEATSKMYESCLTRIADEVHRRGKTNVSVMVASHNEDTVRFALNLMKEKCISPSERVMCMAQLYGMCDQVSFSLGQAGFSVYKYLPYGPVEEVLPYLSRRALENGSVLKKANKERDLLWKELKRRISSGEFKARSSSSS; from the exons ATGCGTCGTGTTTTGGGAAAGAATCTGTTCaagaaaacactgaaaaatacatttttcggaCATTTTGTGGCTGGTGAAACTGAAGAAGAAGTACGTCATGTTGTGGAGAAACTTCGAAATTATGGAGTCAAATCGATTTTGGATTATTCAGTTGAAGCAGATATTACGAGTCAAGAAGCAACTGATAAGACGGTCAAAGGAACGTCTGTAGCGACGGTTAAGCCAGCG gCGATGACACCAGTTGTGGATGCAAAAACGCTCGAAACGACAAGGGAACGGTACACTGTACATGAAGAGTTTGGAGATCGGCGGCAGGGTGTTTCTAGTGCAAG aacatATTTCTACGAAGGAGAAGAGCAATGTGACAAGAATCGTGATATTTTCAAGGATTCCATAAACGCTGTTGCATCGGCTACTAAAAACGAAGGATTTGTTGCTGTAAAGATTACAGCTCTCGGTAGACCTCAACtacttttgaaactttctgaaGCTATTGTACAGACTCAGAACTTTTTCAAAGCGTTGACCGGTGGAATGAGTCTTCAGGAGGGAAGATTGACGTCACAGGAGTTTTATAAAAGACTTGGA gaactTGGCGTCAAAACCGACACAGAATCCGTCAAGAAATTCTTCGACGAAGTCGATTTTGATTCGGATGGAATTGTTGATTTACACGGATGGAATCACATTTTGGATGATCACGTGAAACTGGGACAATTGTTTCAAGTACTGAACATCAAGACCGGATCACTTGAGCCATTGATTCAGAATTTGTCAAACGAAGAAGAACAAGAATTCAGGAATATGGTACGAAGAACTCTTGACGTGGCAGAATACGCTATTGAGAAGGGAGTCAGAATTATGGTGGACGCCGAGCAGACTTACTTACAGCCAGCGATCTCAAAGATTACAATTGAAATGATGAAAAA ATACAATAAGGGACGTGGAAACATCTTCAACACCTACCAAGCATACTTGAAGGGAACCCTTCAAAATATGGAGGCTGATATGCAAGTTGCCAGACGTGAAGGATGGCATTTCGGTGCAAAACTTGTTCGTGGAGCATACATGGAGCAGGAGAGAGCACGAGCAAAAGCAATTGGTTATGAGGATCCGATTAATGATAATTTTGAG GCCACCTCAAAAATGTACGAGTCATGTCTGACACGTATCGCCGATGAAGTACATCGTCGTGGTAAGACCAATGTGTCCGTAATGGTGGCAAGTCACAATGAGGATACAGTAAGATTCGCATTGAATTTGATGAAGGAAAAGTGTATTTCACCATCGGAACGTGTTATGTGCATGGCACAGTTGTACGGAATGTGTGATCAG GTATCATTCTCCCTGGGTCAAGCCGGTTTCTCAGTCTACAAATATCTTCCATATGGACCAGTTGAAGAAGTTCTACCATATCTAAGTCGACGTGCACTTGAAAATGGAAGTGTATTGAAAAAAGCGAATAAGGAACGTGATCTCTTGTGGAAAGAGCTTAAACGACGAATCTCAAGTGGTGAATTTAAAGCCAGAAGTAGCAGTTCTTCttaa
- the prdh-1 gene encoding Proline dehydrogenase 1, mitochondrial (Confirmed by transcript evidence) gives MQAALIGLNFPLQRRFLSGVLTTTSSAKRCYSGDTGKPYDCTSAEHKKELEECYNRLDLSFENTKEAFKSKSNTELVRALVVLRLCGIQTLVNQNQIILNTMRRVLGKNLFKKTLKNTFFGHFVAGETEEEVRHVVEKLRNYGVKSILDYSVEADITSQEATDKTVKGTSVATVKPAAMTPVVDAKTLETTRERYTVHEEFGDRRQGVSSARTYFYEGEEQCDKNRDIFKDSINAVASATKNEGFVAVKITALGRPQLLLKLSEAIVQTQNFFKALTGGMSLQEGRLTSQEFYKRLGELGVKTDTESVKKFFDEVDFDSDGIVDLHGWNHILDDHVKLGQLFQVLNIKTGSLEPLIQNLSNEEEQEFRNMVRRTLDVAEYAIEKGVRIMVDAEQTYLQPAISKITIEMMKKYNKGRGNIFNTYQAYLKGTLQNMEADMQVARREGWHFGAKLVRGAYMEQERARAKAIGYEDPINDNFEATSKMYESCLTRIADEVHRRGKTNVSVMVASHNEDTVRFALNLMKEKCISPSERVMCMAQLYGMCDQVSFSLGQAGFSVYKYLPYGPVEEVLPYLSRRALENGSVLKKANKERDLLWKELKRRISSGEFKARSSSSS, from the exons ATGCAAGCAGCTTTGATAGGACTCAACTTTCCATTGCAAAGACGCTTTTTGTCAG gtgTCCTAACCACAACAAGTTCCGCCAAAAGATGTTATTCCGGTGATACGGGGAAACCATACGATTGTACATCTGCTGAACACAAGAAAGAACTGGAAGAATGTTATAATCGATTGGatttatcttttgaaaatacaaaagagGCATTTAAG AGCAAATCAAACACCGAGCTCGTGCGTGCTCTTGTCGTTCTTCGATTATGCGGAATTCAAACTCTTGtcaatcaaaatcaaataattctTAATACAATGCGTCGTGTTTTGGGAAAGAATCTGTTCaagaaaacactgaaaaatacatttttcggaCATTTTGTGGCTGGTGAAACTGAAGAAGAAGTACGTCATGTTGTGGAGAAACTTCGAAATTATGGAGTCAAATCGATTTTGGATTATTCAGTTGAAGCAGATATTACGAGTCAAGAAGCAACTGATAAGACGGTCAAAGGAACGTCTGTAGCGACGGTTAAGCCAGCG gCGATGACACCAGTTGTGGATGCAAAAACGCTCGAAACGACAAGGGAACGGTACACTGTACATGAAGAGTTTGGAGATCGGCGGCAGGGTGTTTCTAGTGCAAG aacatATTTCTACGAAGGAGAAGAGCAATGTGACAAGAATCGTGATATTTTCAAGGATTCCATAAACGCTGTTGCATCGGCTACTAAAAACGAAGGATTTGTTGCTGTAAAGATTACAGCTCTCGGTAGACCTCAACtacttttgaaactttctgaaGCTATTGTACAGACTCAGAACTTTTTCAAAGCGTTGACCGGTGGAATGAGTCTTCAGGAGGGAAGATTGACGTCACAGGAGTTTTATAAAAGACTTGGA gaactTGGCGTCAAAACCGACACAGAATCCGTCAAGAAATTCTTCGACGAAGTCGATTTTGATTCGGATGGAATTGTTGATTTACACGGATGGAATCACATTTTGGATGATCACGTGAAACTGGGACAATTGTTTCAAGTACTGAACATCAAGACCGGATCACTTGAGCCATTGATTCAGAATTTGTCAAACGAAGAAGAACAAGAATTCAGGAATATGGTACGAAGAACTCTTGACGTGGCAGAATACGCTATTGAGAAGGGAGTCAGAATTATGGTGGACGCCGAGCAGACTTACTTACAGCCAGCGATCTCAAAGATTACAATTGAAATGATGAAAAA ATACAATAAGGGACGTGGAAACATCTTCAACACCTACCAAGCATACTTGAAGGGAACCCTTCAAAATATGGAGGCTGATATGCAAGTTGCCAGACGTGAAGGATGGCATTTCGGTGCAAAACTTGTTCGTGGAGCATACATGGAGCAGGAGAGAGCACGAGCAAAAGCAATTGGTTATGAGGATCCGATTAATGATAATTTTGAG GCCACCTCAAAAATGTACGAGTCATGTCTGACACGTATCGCCGATGAAGTACATCGTCGTGGTAAGACCAATGTGTCCGTAATGGTGGCAAGTCACAATGAGGATACAGTAAGATTCGCATTGAATTTGATGAAGGAAAAGTGTATTTCACCATCGGAACGTGTTATGTGCATGGCACAGTTGTACGGAATGTGTGATCAG GTATCATTCTCCCTGGGTCAAGCCGGTTTCTCAGTCTACAAATATCTTCCATATGGACCAGTTGAAGAAGTTCTACCATATCTAAGTCGACGTGCACTTGAAAATGGAAGTGTATTGAAAAAAGCGAATAAGGAACGTGATCTCTTGTGGAAAGAGCTTAAACGACGAATCTCAAGTGGTGAATTTAAAGCCAGAAGTAGCAGTTCTTCttaa
- the B0513.4 gene encoding Transposase (Confirmed by transcript evidence) → MNSLILISIAALAVVHAQYGAQQAPPAYAPPAQYYPPAALNDNYVCTIQANYGLFGQGGKHYRPTVNYCQDTYKNDSCDKCCKMAARIQGTNIKEASIIGFNMVLEKQPLCVCCSPNTSY, encoded by the exons atgaATTCTCTCATTCTTATTTCTATCGCAGCTTTGGCTGTTGTCCACGCACAGTACGGAGCTCAGCAGGCTCCACCAGCCTACGCGCCACCGGCTCAATATTATCCACCAGCAGCACTTAATGATA attatgtGTGCACAATCCAGGCCAACTATGGACTCTTCGGACAGGGCGGAAAGC ATTACCGTCCAACGGTGAACTATTGCCAAGACACGTACAAGAACGATTCCTGTGATAAATGCTGCAAAATGGCCGCCAGAATCCAGGGAACTAACATCAAGGAG gccTCCATCATCGGGTTCAACATGGTCCTTGAGAAACAACCACTCTGCGTTTGCTGCTCACCGAATACTTCTTATTGA
- the B0513.4 gene encoding Transposase (Confirmed by transcript evidence) has protein sequence MAARIQGTNIKEASIIGFNMVLEKQPLCVCCSPNTSY, from the exons ATGGCCGCCAGAATCCAGGGAACTAACATCAAGGAG gccTCCATCATCGGGTTCAACATGGTCCTTGAGAAACAACCACTCTGCGTTTGCTGCTCACCGAATACTTCTTATTGA
- the rpl-29 gene encoding 60S ribosomal protein L29 (Partially confirmed by transcript evidence), with protein sequence MAKSKNHTNHNQNKKAHRNGITKPKKHIFLSMKGVDAKFIKNLRFSRKNNKRQINKSVESKA encoded by the exons ATGGCCAAGTCCAAGAACCACACCAATCACAACCAGA acaagaaGGCTCACCGTAATGGAATCACGAAGCCAAAGAAGCACATCTTCCTCTCCATGAAGGGAGTCGACGCCAAGTTCATCAAGAACCTCCGTTTCTCCAGAAAGAACAACAAACGTCAGATCAACAAGTCCGTCGAGTCCAAGGCCTAA
- the thoc-7 gene encoding THO complex subunit 7 homolog (Confirmed by transcript evidence): protein MKEDTLLRKLVADGEGVGDDRKVQQIATFFRESRKEDAKTSVPEAVKVTKALEFLELSMLKQKRISHMNKIHATECDQFAEEIDQSIEEMYKKMEVAKNELADAKIVKRNRQEYRKLVNVLEEVPSRAETTRKLGEVKDDLERQHERQKVLEAKLMDRRNHLQAFMIILSNFQRFCAEDDDDDAEVMSNPGEDDDAASVTEKQQEDDVRK, encoded by the exons ATGAAAGAGGACACTTTGCTCCGAAAGCTTGTGGCCGACGGCGAAGGAGTTGGCGATGATCGTAAAGTTCAGCAAATTGCCACGTTTTTCCGTGAAAGTAGAAAGGAGGATGCGAAGACTTCTGTTCCCGAAGCAGTGAAGGTTACCAAAGCT CTCGAGTTTTTGGAGTTGTCGATGTTGAAGCAGAAAAGAATATCCCATATGAACAAGATTCATGCAACTGAATGCGATCAGTTTGCAGAGGAAATCGATCAATCG ATCGAAGAAATGTACAAAAAGATGGAGGTGGCAAAGAATGAGTTGGCCGATgcgaaaattgtaaaaag AAACCGTCAAGAATACCGAAAACTTGTTAATGTACTAGAAGAAGTACCGTCTCGAGCAGAAACTACACGAAAACTGGGAGAAGTCAAAGATGACTTGGAACGACAACACGAACGTCAGAAGGTGCTTGAGGCGAAGCTTATGGATCGAAGAAATCATCTCCAAGCATTCATGATTATactctccaattttcagcgtttttgtGCAG aagacgacgacgacgatgcGGAAGTCATGTCGAATCCAGGAGAAGATGACGATGCAGCTTCAGTCACCGAAAAACAACAAGAGGATGATGTCCGAAAGTAG
- the thoc-7 gene encoding THO complex subunit 7 homolog (Confirmed by transcript evidence), with amino-acid sequence MSNPGEDDDAASVTEKQQEDDVRK; translated from the coding sequence ATGTCGAATCCAGGAGAAGATGACGATGCAGCTTCAGTCACCGAAAAACAACAAGAGGATGATGTCCGAAAGTAG
- the lin-66 gene encoding GATA-type domain-containing protein (Confirmed by transcript evidence) produces MSYEMNSLFSSNQQPLGGGPPPQQQSQQQQQPPQSLWSLQQFSQMGAPDNFGNHAVPFMPTLGMLNQYQNPHPLQMVPPQPLVTPSQVLPPSMAEQQRADTIHGFGVLTWLSAKAGLITCKDKMIISFQLKDFCDQMLNDLTSVLRVGFTLSFHAALNETSEYTATIVSPIYGPDADVLFANSQEVDLEAANPTPPNSKDAYSPALEQKAIPALLAIFQRHGLQQIQLSSLHSQMSNCGDDELFRYVGTSSLKRRQFVERRTHLFRLQNDDSIILQYPAVYQAVYQLASYLLRRGGATSIQSLFDYYGSPDIMPEVRSHTGEGRQDFLNLLTAHNWVFALFPNRTYVSVRRNLPNYDYVGFIKQHFQEMDITRSQQMAYGQPPRGIQRTMSAQMGSSFATGRPQNLLMQHQHAMTPAATRSGSLWDSQSSLSQSGNSGDQWSPLFSPSTWSNNTNANPRLTSLTPLSSMNETLLSGVNYNSLLAMPPSAKNERSIGVQADDFLDRMSYNPIGRTGCTCQCQCGRGGAAIIGNTRGSSSRASGGSASPPSADGASQIDRFSPSNHAGSIGDRTLTAAALGVGLVDQQPAAPNHDGSANQPQRYYDPFGTADLLNGTRLNSLRIGN; encoded by the exons ATGTCTTACGAAATGAATAGTCTCTTCTCGTCGAATCAGCAACCACTCGGAGGGGGACCACCACCTCAACAACAATcacagcagcagcaacagccACCACAGTCGTTATGGTCACTCCAACAGTTTTCGCAGATGGGAG CCCCGGACAACTTTGGGAACCACGCGGTCCCATTCATGCCAACACTCGGAATGCTGAATCAGTACCAGAACCCACATCCACTTCAGATGGTCCCTCCACAGCCTCTCGTCACTCCATCCCAAGTCCTTCCACCGTCTATGGCTGAACAACAGAGAGCCGACACCATCCATGGATTCGGAGTGTTGACTTGGTTGTCTGCCAAGGCTGGTCTGATCACTTGCAAGGACAAGATGATCATCTCGTTCCAGCTCAAGGACTTTTGTGATCAG atgctcaATGACTTGACTTCCGTGCTTCGTGTTGGTTTCACATTGTCGTTCCACGCTGCACTCAATGAGACAAGCGAGTACACCGCCACCATTGTCTCACCAATCTATGGTCCCGATGCTGATGTTCTCTTTGCAAACTCCCAAGAAGTCGACCTAGAGGCGGCAAATCCAACTCCACCAAACTCGAAGGATGCCTACTCGCCGGCTCTCGAGCAGAAGGCGATTCCAGCTCtcttggcaattttccaacgCCACGGATTGCAGCAGATTCAGCTGAGCAG CCTTCACTCTCAAATGTCCAACTGTGGGGATGATGAGCTATTCCGTTATGTTGGCACATCATCGTTGAAGCGTCGTCAATTCGTGGAGCGTCGTACTCATCTCTTCCGTCTTCAAAATGATGACTCCATCATTCTTCAG TATCCAGCAGTGTATCAAGCTGTCTACCAATTGGCATCCTATCTTCTCCGTCGTGGTGGAGCCACATCAATCCAGTCGCTGTTCGACTACTACGGTAGCCCAGACATCATGCCAGAAGTTCGTAGCCATACTGGAGAAGGACGTCAGGACTTCCTCAACCTGCTGACTGCTCACAACTGGGTCTTTGCTCTGTTCCCCAACCGCACCTATGTCTCTGTTCGTCGCAATCTGCCAAACTATGACTATGTCGGATTCATCAAGCAGCACTTCCAAGAAATGGATATTACTCGTTCCCAGCAGATGGCTTACGGACAGCCACCACGTGGAATTCAGAGAACCATGTCGGCTCAGATGGGCAGCTCGTTCGCCACTGGAAGACCACAGAATTTGCTCATGCAGCATCAG CACGCCATGACTCCAGCAGCGACCCGCTCGGGCTCCCTCTGGGACTCTCAATCTTCCCTCTCTCAAAGCGGAAACAGTGGAGACCAATGGAGCCCTCTCTTCTCCCCAAGCACCTGGTCGAACAACACCAACGCGAATCCACGTCTCACTTCTCTTACTCCGTTGAGCTCGATGAACGAGACGCTTCTCTCGGGAGTCAACTACAACTCGTTGCTCGCCATGCCGCCAAGCGCCAAGAACGAGAGAAGCATTGGTGTTCAGGCTGATGACTTTTTGGATCGTATGTCTTACAATCCAATTGGACGTACCGGATGCACTTGTCAGTGCCAGTGTGGAAGAGGTGGAGCTGCGATCATTGGAAACACTCGTGGATCCTCTTCCAGAGCTTCTGGAGGATCGGCAAGCCCACCAAGTGCTGACGGTGCCAGCCAGATTGATCGTTTCTCGCCATCCAATC atgCCGGATCAATTGGAGACCGTACTCTTACCGCCGCGGCTCTCGGTGTCGGCCTAGTCGACCAACAGCCAGCAGCCCCAAACCACGATGGTAGTGCTAACCAACCTCAGCGCTACTATGACCCTTTCGGAACCGCCGACTTGCTCAACGGCACCCGTTTGAACTCACTCCGTATTGGTAACTGA
- the lin-66 gene encoding GATA-type domain-containing protein (Confirmed by transcript evidence), with protein MSYEMNSLFSSNQQPLGGGPPPQQQSQQQQQPPQSLWSLQQFSQMGAPDNFGNHAVPFMPTLGMLNQYQNPHPLQMVPPQPLVTPSQVLPPSMAEQQRADTIHGFGVLTWLSAKAGLITCKDKMIISFQLKDFCDQMLNDLTSVLRVGFTLSFHAALNETSEYTATIVSPIYGPDADVLFANSQEVDLEAANPTPPNSKDAYSPALEQKAIPALLAIFQRHGLQQIQLSRSFSLHSQMSNCGDDELFRYVGTSSLKRRQFVERRTHLFRLQNDDSIILQYPAVYQAVYQLASYLLRRGGATSIQSLFDYYGSPDIMPEVRSHTGEGRQDFLNLLTAHNWVFALFPNRTYVSVRRNLPNYDYVGFIKQHFQEMDITRSQQMAYGQPPRGIQRTMSAQMGSSFATGRPQNLLMQHQHAMTPAATRSGSLWDSQSSLSQSGNSGDQWSPLFSPSTWSNNTNANPRLTSLTPLSSMNETLLSGVNYNSLLAMPPSAKNERSIGVQADDFLDRMSYNPIGRTGCTCQCQCGRGGAAIIGNTRGSSSRASGGSASPPSADGASQIDRFSPSNHAGSIGDRTLTAAALGVGLVDQQPAAPNHDGSANQPQRYYDPFGTADLLNGTRLNSLRIGN; from the exons ATGTCTTACGAAATGAATAGTCTCTTCTCGTCGAATCAGCAACCACTCGGAGGGGGACCACCACCTCAACAACAATcacagcagcagcaacagccACCACAGTCGTTATGGTCACTCCAACAGTTTTCGCAGATGGGAG CCCCGGACAACTTTGGGAACCACGCGGTCCCATTCATGCCAACACTCGGAATGCTGAATCAGTACCAGAACCCACATCCACTTCAGATGGTCCCTCCACAGCCTCTCGTCACTCCATCCCAAGTCCTTCCACCGTCTATGGCTGAACAACAGAGAGCCGACACCATCCATGGATTCGGAGTGTTGACTTGGTTGTCTGCCAAGGCTGGTCTGATCACTTGCAAGGACAAGATGATCATCTCGTTCCAGCTCAAGGACTTTTGTGATCAG atgctcaATGACTTGACTTCCGTGCTTCGTGTTGGTTTCACATTGTCGTTCCACGCTGCACTCAATGAGACAAGCGAGTACACCGCCACCATTGTCTCACCAATCTATGGTCCCGATGCTGATGTTCTCTTTGCAAACTCCCAAGAAGTCGACCTAGAGGCGGCAAATCCAACTCCACCAAACTCGAAGGATGCCTACTCGCCGGCTCTCGAGCAGAAGGCGATTCCAGCTCtcttggcaattttccaacgCCACGGATTGCAGCAGATTCAGCTGAGCAG GAGTTTCAGCCTTCACTCTCAAATGTCCAACTGTGGGGATGATGAGCTATTCCGTTATGTTGGCACATCATCGTTGAAGCGTCGTCAATTCGTGGAGCGTCGTACTCATCTCTTCCGTCTTCAAAATGATGACTCCATCATTCTTCAG TATCCAGCAGTGTATCAAGCTGTCTACCAATTGGCATCCTATCTTCTCCGTCGTGGTGGAGCCACATCAATCCAGTCGCTGTTCGACTACTACGGTAGCCCAGACATCATGCCAGAAGTTCGTAGCCATACTGGAGAAGGACGTCAGGACTTCCTCAACCTGCTGACTGCTCACAACTGGGTCTTTGCTCTGTTCCCCAACCGCACCTATGTCTCTGTTCGTCGCAATCTGCCAAACTATGACTATGTCGGATTCATCAAGCAGCACTTCCAAGAAATGGATATTACTCGTTCCCAGCAGATGGCTTACGGACAGCCACCACGTGGAATTCAGAGAACCATGTCGGCTCAGATGGGCAGCTCGTTCGCCACTGGAAGACCACAGAATTTGCTCATGCAGCATCAG CACGCCATGACTCCAGCAGCGACCCGCTCGGGCTCCCTCTGGGACTCTCAATCTTCCCTCTCTCAAAGCGGAAACAGTGGAGACCAATGGAGCCCTCTCTTCTCCCCAAGCACCTGGTCGAACAACACCAACGCGAATCCACGTCTCACTTCTCTTACTCCGTTGAGCTCGATGAACGAGACGCTTCTCTCGGGAGTCAACTACAACTCGTTGCTCGCCATGCCGCCAAGCGCCAAGAACGAGAGAAGCATTGGTGTTCAGGCTGATGACTTTTTGGATCGTATGTCTTACAATCCAATTGGACGTACCGGATGCACTTGTCAGTGCCAGTGTGGAAGAGGTGGAGCTGCGATCATTGGAAACACTCGTGGATCCTCTTCCAGAGCTTCTGGAGGATCGGCAAGCCCACCAAGTGCTGACGGTGCCAGCCAGATTGATCGTTTCTCGCCATCCAATC atgCCGGATCAATTGGAGACCGTACTCTTACCGCCGCGGCTCTCGGTGTCGGCCTAGTCGACCAACAGCCAGCAGCCCCAAACCACGATGGTAGTGCTAACCAACCTCAGCGCTACTATGACCCTTTCGGAACCGCCGACTTGCTCAACGGCACCCGTTTGAACTCACTCCGTATTGGTAACTGA
- the lin-66 gene encoding GATA-type domain-containing protein (Confirmed by transcript evidence), which yields MTPAATRSGSLWDSQSSLSQSGNSGDQWSPLFSPSTWSNNTNANPRLTSLTPLSSMNETLLSGVNYNSLLAMPPSAKNERSIGVQADDFLDRMSYNPIGRTGCTCQCQCGRGGAAIIGNTRGSSSRASGGSASPPSADGASQIDRFSPSNHAGSIGDRTLTAAALGVGLVDQQPAAPNHDGSANQPQRYYDPFGTADLLNGTRLNSLRIGN from the exons ATGACTCCAGCAGCGACCCGCTCGGGCTCCCTCTGGGACTCTCAATCTTCCCTCTCTCAAAGCGGAAACAGTGGAGACCAATGGAGCCCTCTCTTCTCCCCAAGCACCTGGTCGAACAACACCAACGCGAATCCACGTCTCACTTCTCTTACTCCGTTGAGCTCGATGAACGAGACGCTTCTCTCGGGAGTCAACTACAACTCGTTGCTCGCCATGCCGCCAAGCGCCAAGAACGAGAGAAGCATTGGTGTTCAGGCTGATGACTTTTTGGATCGTATGTCTTACAATCCAATTGGACGTACCGGATGCACTTGTCAGTGCCAGTGTGGAAGAGGTGGAGCTGCGATCATTGGAAACACTCGTGGATCCTCTTCCAGAGCTTCTGGAGGATCGGCAAGCCCACCAAGTGCTGACGGTGCCAGCCAGATTGATCGTTTCTCGCCATCCAATC atgCCGGATCAATTGGAGACCGTACTCTTACCGCCGCGGCTCTCGGTGTCGGCCTAGTCGACCAACAGCCAGCAGCCCCAAACCACGATGGTAGTGCTAACCAACCTCAGCGCTACTATGACCCTTTCGGAACCGCCGACTTGCTCAACGGCACCCGTTTGAACTCACTCCGTATTGGTAACTGA